The Natronosalvus halobius genome contains a region encoding:
- a CDS encoding helix-hairpin-helix domain-containing protein translates to MPAEPTLLDAAFFVLVLGVTAYATVRNRLSSPQTPVEEAREAYARGEIDADELERRLEFHLDSRNDQIRAFVEDVNNVGPKTSKAIAEEFDSLTELRGADREQLEAVHGVGESTAEAVLKKCG, encoded by the coding sequence ATGCCCGCCGAACCCACGCTCCTGGACGCCGCGTTTTTCGTCCTCGTCCTCGGCGTCACCGCCTATGCGACTGTCCGGAACCGTCTTTCGAGCCCGCAGACCCCTGTTGAAGAGGCTCGAGAGGCGTACGCACGCGGCGAGATCGACGCCGACGAACTCGAGCGTCGTCTCGAGTTCCACCTCGACAGCAGAAACGACCAGATCCGCGCGTTCGTCGAGGACGTGAACAACGTCGGACCGAAGACGTCGAAGGCGATCGCCGAGGAGTTCGACTCGCTGACCGAGCTGCGCGGCGCCGATCGGGAGCAACTCGAGGCCGTCCACGGTGTCGGGGAGAGTACGGCCGAGGCAGTGCTCAAGAAGTGTGGTTAA